In Sphingomonas sp. LR60, the following are encoded in one genomic region:
- the nagA gene encoding N-acetylglucosamine-6-phosphate deacetylase: MTRHSFTNGHIVTAHGTLSAATITVEDQIITAIDAQVDAGADADATDLDGGWVMPGFIDTQVNGGGGVLFNDTPTVEGLAAIAMAHACYGTTATMPTLISDTPDAIARGLDAVDAAIEAGVPGVIGIHVEGPVINVARKGIHDPARFRALDDDMLALLTAPRRGRVMVTLAPECVSTAQIAALVAAGVRVCLGHTDADYATATAAFAAGASGVTHLYNAMSPLGHRAPGVVGAVLDNDSAWCGIIVDGFHVDDAALRIALRARPADRFMLVTDAMPCVGAETKDFVLQGKPIHVEGGRCVGADGTLAGSDLDMAGAVRGAVTRLGLTPEAAAGLAATSPAAFLGLSDERGTLAVGQRADWAILTRDLYLASTWIGAQPVA, from the coding sequence ATGACGCGGCACAGCTTTACCAACGGCCATATCGTCACGGCGCACGGCACATTGTCGGCGGCGACGATCACGGTCGAGGACCAGATCATCACCGCGATCGACGCGCAGGTCGATGCCGGGGCCGACGCCGACGCGACCGATCTCGATGGCGGCTGGGTGATGCCCGGCTTCATCGATACGCAGGTCAATGGCGGCGGCGGCGTGCTGTTCAACGACACGCCGACCGTCGAGGGACTGGCGGCGATCGCGATGGCGCACGCGTGCTACGGCACCACCGCGACGATGCCGACGCTCATCAGCGACACGCCCGACGCGATCGCGCGCGGGCTCGATGCGGTCGATGCCGCGATCGAGGCCGGCGTGCCGGGGGTGATCGGCATCCATGTCGAGGGGCCGGTGATCAACGTCGCGCGCAAGGGCATCCACGACCCGGCACGCTTCCGCGCGCTCGACGACGACATGCTCGCGCTGCTCACCGCGCCGCGGCGCGGGCGCGTGATGGTGACGCTCGCGCCCGAATGCGTCTCGACCGCGCAGATCGCCGCGTTGGTCGCGGCCGGCGTGCGCGTCTGCCTGGGCCATACCGACGCCGATTACGCCACCGCCACCGCCGCCTTCGCGGCGGGTGCGAGCGGGGTGACGCACCTCTACAATGCCATGTCGCCGCTCGGACACCGCGCGCCCGGCGTGGTCGGTGCGGTGCTCGACAATGACAGCGCCTGGTGCGGGATCATCGTCGACGGCTTCCATGTCGACGACGCCGCGCTGCGGATCGCGTTGCGCGCGCGTCCCGCAGACCGCTTTATGCTGGTGACAGACGCGATGCCGTGTGTCGGCGCCGAGACCAAGGACTTCGTACTTCAGGGCAAGCCCATCCACGTCGAGGGTGGCCGCTGCGTCGGCGCCGACGGAACGCTCGCCGGATCCGACCTCGACATGGCGGGCGCGGTGCGCGGCGCGGTGACGCGGCTCGGGCTGACCCCGGAGGCAGCGGCGGGGCTGGCGGCGACAAGCCCGGCGGCGTTCCTCGGCCTGTCCGACGAGCGCGGGACGCTGGCGGTCGGCCAGCGCGCCGACTGGGCGATCCTGACCCGCGACCTCTACCTCGCCAGCACCTGGATCGGCGCGCAGCCGGTCGCCTGA
- a CDS encoding copper homeostasis protein CutC has protein sequence MTRRLLEVCVEDAHGIAAAVAGGADRIELCAALDVGGLTPPASLIRAAAQAPLPVHLLARPRAGGFVHDAAERTLVADDIRTAADAGLAGVVIGASLPDHRLDTGTIAAWIALARDLGAARRRPLSLTLHRAFDLAPDLPAALDTAIELGFDRILTSGGQPQAADALPMLTTLVAHAGERIVILAGSGVSAATLPAILTTGVREVHASCRTAISEDDPALSRFGFSPPVAKRTDIAAVAALTTILCAAET, from the coding sequence ATGACGCGCCGGCTGCTCGAGGTCTGCGTCGAGGATGCGCACGGCATCGCCGCCGCGGTCGCTGGCGGCGCGGACCGCATCGAATTATGCGCGGCACTCGACGTCGGCGGGCTGACCCCGCCCGCCTCGCTGATCCGCGCGGCGGCGCAGGCGCCCCTGCCCGTCCACCTGCTCGCCCGTCCGCGTGCCGGGGGGTTCGTCCATGACGCCGCCGAGCGCACGCTGGTCGCCGATGACATCCGCACCGCCGCCGACGCAGGACTGGCGGGGGTCGTGATCGGCGCCAGCCTGCCCGACCATCGCCTCGATACCGGGACGATCGCCGCATGGATCGCGCTTGCCCGGGATCTCGGCGCGGCGCGCCGCCGCCCATTGTCGCTGACCCTGCACCGCGCCTTCGACCTCGCACCCGACCTGCCCGCCGCGCTGGACACCGCGATCGAACTGGGTTTCGATCGCATCCTCACCTCCGGAGGACAGCCGCAGGCGGCGGATGCGCTGCCGATGCTGACCACGCTCGTGGCGCATGCCGGGGAGCGGATCGTGATCCTCGCGGGCAGCGGCGTGTCGGCGGCAACCCTGCCCGCGATCCTCACGACCGGGGTGCGCGAGGTTCACGCCTCGTGCCGGACGGCCATCAGCGAGGACGACCCCGCCCTGTCGCGCTTCGGGTTCAGTCCGCCGGTCGCCAAGCGCACCGATATCGCAGCCGTCGCGGCGCTTACGACCATCCTGTGCGCGGCAGAGACTTGA
- a CDS encoding L,D-transpeptidase family protein encodes MLAVAASMTSASAAAPRSTKAKAAAGKVTKPKTAKTGAQKPKAKLSKSAADTARDRAVAGAVRAAAGGWMARVYAQRNYAPLWASGGRIGPAADTLIGYLADADLDNLKPSSYDIGKLRERLDAARGGDPARVAAADLALSDTFVQFVRDQRKPREVGMKWADPALKPKRPKPEAVLRAATFPKSFAGYVKDMGWMSPRYVELREVSRRARSGGITPAALLRLRLNLDRARLLPGPWTRHVEVDASSGRLWFYEAGTTKGTMRVVVGTRETQTPMLAGTLQWAILNPYWNVPDYLVRKNIATKVLGGRTLASLNMEALSDWTAAARPIPASAIDWPAVAAGKRELRLRELPGPANSMGKVKFLFPNDEGIYLHDTPNRALLTKDDRHFSNGCIRLEDAPRLARWLMGKPLSPGKKPEQAVALTAPTPVYLTYLTVIGSGAQAVAFRDDVYGRDGRTT; translated from the coding sequence GTGCTGGCCGTCGCCGCGTCGATGACCTCGGCGTCGGCGGCTGCGCCGCGTTCGACGAAAGCGAAGGCCGCCGCCGGCAAGGTCACGAAGCCGAAGACGGCAAAGACCGGCGCGCAGAAGCCGAAAGCGAAGCTCTCCAAATCCGCTGCCGATACGGCGCGCGACCGCGCGGTCGCAGGCGCGGTCCGCGCAGCGGCCGGCGGCTGGATGGCGCGCGTCTATGCACAGCGCAATTACGCGCCCTTATGGGCAAGCGGCGGACGCATCGGCCCGGCGGCGGACACGCTGATCGGTTACCTCGCCGATGCCGATCTCGATAATCTCAAACCGTCGTCCTACGATATCGGCAAGCTGCGCGAACGGCTCGATGCAGCGCGCGGCGGCGATCCGGCGCGGGTGGCGGCGGCGGACCTCGCCTTGTCGGACACGTTCGTCCAGTTCGTTCGCGATCAGCGCAAGCCGCGCGAGGTCGGTATGAAATGGGCCGATCCCGCACTCAAGCCGAAGCGGCCCAAGCCGGAGGCGGTGCTGCGTGCGGCGACCTTCCCCAAATCCTTCGCTGGCTATGTCAAGGACATGGGCTGGATGAGCCCTCGCTATGTCGAGTTGCGGGAGGTGTCGCGACGCGCGCGTAGCGGCGGGATCACGCCCGCCGCGCTGCTGCGGTTGCGCCTGAACCTCGATCGCGCGCGCCTCCTGCCGGGACCGTGGACGCGGCATGTCGAGGTCGATGCCTCGTCCGGGCGGTTGTGGTTCTACGAAGCGGGCACGACCAAGGGCACGATGCGCGTCGTCGTCGGCACGCGCGAGACGCAGACGCCGATGCTCGCCGGCACGCTGCAATGGGCGATCCTCAACCCCTATTGGAACGTCCCCGACTATCTGGTGCGCAAGAACATCGCCACCAAGGTCCTCGGCGGGCGCACGCTGGCGTCGCTCAACATGGAAGCGTTGAGCGACTGGACCGCGGCCGCCCGCCCGATCCCGGCCAGCGCGATCGACTGGCCGGCGGTGGCGGCCGGCAAGCGCGAGCTGCGGCTCCGCGAGCTGCCGGGGCCGGCGAACTCGATGGGCAAGGTCAAATTCCTGTTCCCCAACGATGAGGGGATCTACCTGCACGACACGCCCAATCGCGCGCTGCTGACGAAGGACGATCGTCACTTCAGCAACGGATGCATCCGGCTGGAGGATGCACCGCGGCTGGCGCGCTGGTTGATGGGCAAACCGCTCAGTCCCGGCAAGAAACCGGAGCAGGCGGTGGCGCTCACCGCGCCGACGCCGGTCTATCTCACCTATCTGACCGTGATCGGCAGTGGCGCGCAGGCCGTCGCGTTCCGCGATGACGTCTATGGGCGCGACGGCCGGACCACCTAG
- a CDS encoding DUF1488 family protein, translated as MAIERLEIDLGTLLDNIDERQVEFTGEADGEEYEFAVQYDVLEALSGDAPDGDAIDMFNRFSDAINDAALSALARNADAQPIVVSESDLE; from the coding sequence ATGGCGATCGAACGGCTCGAAATCGATCTCGGCACGCTGCTCGACAACATCGACGAACGCCAGGTGGAGTTCACCGGCGAGGCGGACGGCGAAGAATATGAGTTTGCCGTTCAATATGATGTACTGGAAGCGCTGAGCGGCGACGCACCGGATGGCGACGCGATCGACATGTTCAACCGCTTCTCCGATGCGATCAACGATGCGGCATTGTCGGCGCTGGCCCGCAACGCCGATGCGCAGCCGATCGTCGTCAGCGAGAGCGATCTCGAATAG
- a CDS encoding PilZ domain-containing protein, with protein MSDSSPREPRSSVILYARIAHRDRAAEARVRNLSATGACIDNPGELTKGDHVEVTMGSLIDLPAEVMWTSTNHTGLHFIKGAIDLAEARKPRDRGATAAKASAGWIDNLHHAYRRRDA; from the coding sequence ATGTCCGATTCTTCGCCCCGCGAACCGCGCAGCAGCGTCATCCTCTATGCGCGCATCGCCCACCGCGATCGCGCCGCGGAGGCTCGCGTGCGCAATCTCTCCGCGACCGGCGCGTGCATCGACAATCCCGGCGAACTGACCAAGGGCGACCATGTCGAGGTGACGATGGGATCGCTGATCGATCTCCCTGCCGAAGTGATGTGGACATCGACGAATCACACGGGGCTGCACTTCATCAAAGGCGCGATCGATCTGGCAGAGGCGCGCAAGCCGCGCGATCGTGGCGCGACTGCGGCAAAGGCGAGTGCCGGGTGGATCGACAACCTCCACCACGCCTATCGCCGCCGCGACGCCTGA
- the ptsP gene encoding phosphoenolpyruvate--protein phosphotransferase — MASLSLYAPLEGWACSLDDVPDAVFAERMLGDGVAIDPTGDTLTAPCDAQVITVQPTGHAITLRTAEGAELLIHIGLDTVGLKGEGFETLVVAGDAVTRGQPLIRFDLDRIVCEARAAVTPIVVTNGDRFTIAHRATGAIVASGDPLMTLTLLDAQAQQAAGDGPSALRTIVVPLPHGIHARPAARIAEVARGFDASVTLAKDGDPVGATSPIGLLSLIVAHNDRVTIAATGAQAAAAVEAVAELILHGIKEDAAPTPPRPTSPAPRDVPAGAIAGVTAAPGLAIGTVARWDAQDLDVPRDGCGIAAEEAAFTQACTALSAELTGKAAAASGPMRAILDAHAAMLSDDALLNTARAGIAEGQSAAYAWRAAIRPQADALRAGSDPRLAERADDMRDLERQLIARLMGVEDAGVTLPDGAILVAEDLLPSQFMALDLDRLAGLAIVRGGPTSHVSILAAARGVPTLVALGDTLRDVAIGTRVILDAGSGWLHPAPSLETLADAEARVTAATTRRADALARATEECRTADGTRIELFANCGSPADAEFAVRNGAEGCGLLRTELLFLDRETAPDVAEQTADYQAVVDALDGRPLIVRLLDIGGDKPAPYLPILGEENPALGLRGVRVVLAHPQILEDQLKAILAVRPLGRCRIMVPMIAGVDELLKVRAVLDTLTGGARDVELGVMVETPAAAIGADLLAAEADFLSIGTNDLTQYTLAMDRGNAAVAGALDGLHPAVLRLIGETVRGGALRHRWTGVCGSLASDPLAVPILLGLGVTELSVAPAAVPEIKALVRDLDLAAARDHARAALACPDANAVRRLAREFAR; from the coding sequence ATGGCTTCCCTCTCGCTCTACGCACCGCTCGAAGGCTGGGCCTGCTCGCTCGACGACGTGCCCGATGCGGTGTTCGCGGAGCGGATGCTGGGCGACGGCGTGGCGATCGACCCGACCGGCGACACCTTGACCGCGCCGTGCGACGCGCAGGTGATCACGGTGCAGCCGACCGGCCACGCGATCACGCTGCGCACTGCCGAGGGTGCGGAGCTGCTGATCCATATCGGCCTCGATACCGTCGGGCTGAAGGGCGAAGGGTTCGAAACGTTGGTCGTGGCCGGCGATGCCGTGACGCGCGGTCAGCCGCTGATCCGCTTCGACCTCGACCGGATCGTGTGCGAGGCGCGCGCGGCAGTGACGCCGATCGTCGTCACCAATGGCGATCGCTTCACGATCGCACACCGCGCCACGGGGGCGATCGTGGCGTCGGGCGATCCGCTGATGACGCTCACCCTTCTCGATGCGCAGGCACAGCAGGCGGCGGGTGACGGTCCCTCGGCGTTGCGCACGATCGTCGTGCCGTTGCCGCACGGCATCCACGCCCGCCCCGCCGCGCGTATCGCCGAGGTGGCGCGTGGCTTCGACGCGTCGGTGACGCTGGCGAAGGACGGCGACCCGGTCGGTGCGACCAGCCCGATCGGCCTGCTGTCGCTGATCGTCGCGCATAACGACCGGGTGACGATCGCCGCGACCGGCGCACAGGCCGCAGCGGCGGTCGAGGCGGTCGCCGAACTGATCCTCCACGGCATCAAGGAAGACGCCGCCCCCACACCGCCCCGCCCCACCTCGCCTGCGCCACGCGACGTGCCCGCAGGCGCGATCGCGGGCGTCACCGCCGCGCCGGGGCTCGCGATCGGCACGGTCGCGCGCTGGGATGCGCAGGACCTCGACGTACCGCGCGACGGGTGCGGGATCGCCGCCGAGGAAGCCGCCTTCACGCAGGCGTGCACCGCATTGTCGGCCGAGCTGACCGGCAAGGCCGCCGCAGCCAGCGGCCCGATGCGCGCGATCCTCGACGCGCATGCCGCGATGCTCTCCGACGACGCGCTGCTGAACACGGCGCGCGCGGGGATCGCCGAGGGGCAGAGTGCGGCTTATGCGTGGCGCGCCGCGATCCGGCCGCAAGCCGATGCGCTACGCGCGGGGAGCGATCCGCGCCTCGCCGAGCGTGCCGACGACATGCGCGACCTCGAACGCCAGTTGATCGCGCGGTTGATGGGGGTCGAAGACGCGGGCGTGACGCTGCCCGATGGCGCGATCCTCGTCGCCGAGGACCTGTTGCCCTCGCAGTTCATGGCGCTCGACCTCGACCGGCTGGCGGGGCTCGCGATCGTGCGCGGCGGCCCGACGTCGCACGTCTCGATCCTCGCCGCCGCGCGCGGCGTGCCGACCTTGGTCGCGCTCGGCGACACGCTGCGCGACGTGGCGATCGGAACGCGCGTGATCCTCGACGCCGGGTCCGGCTGGCTCCACCCCGCCCCTTCGCTAGAGACGCTCGCCGATGCCGAAGCGCGCGTCACGGCCGCCACGACGCGCCGCGCCGATGCGCTCGCGCGCGCCACCGAGGAATGCCGCACCGCCGACGGCACGCGGATCGAGCTGTTCGCCAATTGCGGCTCCCCCGCCGACGCCGAGTTCGCGGTGCGCAATGGCGCGGAGGGCTGCGGGCTGCTCCGTACCGAATTGCTGTTCCTCGACCGCGAAACCGCGCCAGACGTCGCCGAACAGACCGCCGATTATCAGGCGGTGGTCGACGCGCTCGACGGACGGCCGCTGATCGTCCGGCTGCTCGACATCGGCGGCGACAAGCCTGCACCCTATCTGCCCATTCTTGGTGAGGAAAACCCCGCGCTCGGCCTGCGCGGCGTCCGCGTCGTGCTCGCGCATCCGCAGATCCTCGAGGATCAGCTCAAGGCGATCCTCGCGGTCCGCCCGCTCGGGCGCTGCCGGATCATGGTCCCGATGATCGCGGGCGTCGACGAATTGCTCAAGGTCCGCGCCGTCCTCGACACGCTGACCGGCGGGGCGCGCGATGTCGAACTCGGCGTGATGGTCGAGACGCCCGCCGCCGCGATCGGTGCCGATCTGCTCGCCGCCGAGGCCGACTTCCTGTCGATCGGCACCAACGACCTGACGCAATATACGCTGGCGATGGACCGCGGGAATGCGGCGGTCGCGGGTGCGCTCGACGGGCTGCACCCGGCCGTGCTGCGCCTGATCGGCGAAACGGTGCGCGGCGGCGCGCTGCGCCACCGCTGGACCGGCGTGTGCGGCAGCCTCGCCTCCGATCCGCTCGCGGTGCCGATCCTGCTCGGGCTCGGCGTCACCGAATTGTCGGTCGCTCCGGCTGCGGTGCCGGAGATCAAGGCGCTGGTACGCGATCTCGATCTGGCGGCGGCGCGCGACCATGCGCGTGCGGCGCTCGCCTGCCCGGACGCCAACGCCGTCCGCCGCCTCGCACGGGAGTTTGCGCGATGA
- a CDS encoding (2Fe-2S)-binding protein has product MTRLTVNNEAVEYRMAPDTPLLWALRDASNLTGTKYGCGTGSCGACTVDIDGHAVRSCQVPLRQVEGTFVTTIEGLSRERAHPVQLALIAANVPQCGYCIPGITMAAAALLKRDPMPSDDAIRAGITNICRCGIYPRLVEAIQRAGRAIRGDERLPAAPRPGIEPAEAARRVPALDPGK; this is encoded by the coding sequence ATGACCCGCCTGACCGTCAACAACGAGGCCGTCGAATACCGGATGGCGCCCGACACTCCGCTGTTGTGGGCCCTACGCGACGCATCCAATCTGACCGGCACGAAATACGGCTGCGGTACGGGAAGTTGCGGCGCGTGCACCGTCGACATCGACGGCCATGCGGTGCGATCGTGCCAGGTGCCGCTGCGGCAGGTGGAGGGCACGTTCGTCACCACGATCGAGGGATTGTCGCGCGAGCGCGCGCATCCCGTCCAGCTCGCGCTGATCGCCGCGAACGTGCCGCAATGCGGTTATTGCATACCCGGCATCACGATGGCCGCCGCGGCGCTGCTCAAGCGCGATCCGATGCCCTCCGACGACGCGATCCGCGCGGGTATCACCAACATTTGTCGGTGCGGCATCTATCCGCGGTTGGTGGAGGCGATCCAGCGCGCCGGTCGCGCGATCCGCGGCGACGAACGCCTGCCCGCCGCCCCGCGGCCGGGGATCGAACCTGCCGAGGCGGCACGGCGCGTACCGGCGCTCGATCCGGGAAAATAG
- a CDS encoding SIS domain-containing protein, with protein MPDADQTLMFAEAAESAAAVARTLATNRDTLRDLARDLRATPPAVVVTCARGSSDHAATYGKYLIETFVGVPVASAAPSVASVYESAVKTPAAPLCIAISQSGRSPDLLATVAAQKAAGARIVALVNDATSPLAEAADTVVPLMAGPEKSVAATKSYITALAALALLVAEWSGDDRLRAAVDTLPDRLATAWALDWSEVVDLLVDANNLFVIGRGLGFGIAQEAALKLKETCALHAEAFSAAEVRHGPMAIVGEGFPLLAFATSDVAGDGVREAAAEFAARGARVALADARADGASHPPALADHPAIEPILTIQSFYRMANNLSVARGLDPDAPRHLSKVTRTL; from the coding sequence ATGCCCGACGCCGATCAGACGTTGATGTTCGCGGAAGCGGCCGAGTCCGCCGCAGCGGTCGCACGAACGCTCGCCACCAACCGTGATACGCTGCGCGATCTCGCACGTGACCTGCGCGCGACGCCGCCGGCAGTGGTCGTCACCTGCGCGCGCGGCTCGTCGGATCACGCCGCCACCTACGGCAAATATCTGATCGAGACGTTCGTCGGCGTGCCGGTCGCCTCCGCTGCGCCTTCGGTCGCATCGGTCTACGAATCGGCGGTGAAGACCCCCGCCGCGCCGCTATGCATCGCGATCTCGCAGAGCGGGCGCAGCCCCGACCTGCTCGCCACCGTCGCCGCGCAGAAGGCGGCGGGCGCGCGGATCGTCGCGCTGGTCAACGACGCCACCTCGCCGCTCGCCGAGGCCGCCGACACCGTCGTGCCGCTGATGGCGGGGCCGGAGAAGTCGGTTGCCGCGACCAAATCCTACATCACCGCGCTCGCCGCGCTGGCGCTGCTGGTCGCGGAATGGTCGGGCGACGATCGGCTGCGTGCGGCTGTCGACACCCTGCCCGACCGGCTCGCGACGGCGTGGGCGCTGGACTGGAGCGAGGTGGTCGATCTGCTGGTCGACGCCAACAACCTGTTCGTGATCGGCCGCGGACTCGGCTTCGGCATCGCCCAGGAGGCTGCGCTCAAGCTCAAGGAAACCTGTGCGCTCCATGCCGAGGCGTTCAGTGCCGCCGAGGTGCGCCACGGTCCGATGGCGATCGTGGGCGAAGGCTTTCCGCTGCTCGCCTTCGCCACCTCCGACGTGGCCGGTGACGGCGTGCGCGAGGCGGCGGCCGAGTTCGCGGCGCGTGGCGCCCGTGTCGCGCTCGCCGATGCGCGCGCCGACGGCGCCAGCCACCCGCCCGCGCTGGCCGACCATCCCGCGATCGAGCCGATCCTGACGATCCAGAGCTTCTATCGCATGGCGAACAATCTGTCGGTGGCACGTGGGCTCGATCCGGATGCGCCCCGCCATCTGAGCAAGGTCACCCGCACGCTATGA
- a CDS encoding N(4)-(beta-N-acetylglucosaminyl)-L-asparaginase, which produces MTDRRSVMTGLAALGAAAPVAAATRGGAALIVSTWDFGAAANDAAFAAMKAGGTLLDAVETGAKVPEADPNNHSVGYSGYPDRDGHVTLDAVIMDDAGGVGAVAALENTTHAISVARRVMEKTPHTLLVGEGATRFARDQGFPQEKLLTPEAEKAWRDWLKTAKYQPVANSETGTYGTQRHVTPGGALDHDTIGLLARNTSGRMAGACTTSGMAFKMRGRVGDSPQVGAGLYVERGVGGATSTGVGEEVTRVSGSARVVASLRAGLSPQRACEEVVRHIAKLRGDAIKGVQVGFLALDPRGNVGAFCLLPGFTYAVTDTAGRTVVHKAPSLFAA; this is translated from the coding sequence ATGACGGACAGGCGATCGGTGATGACCGGATTGGCGGCGCTGGGCGCGGCGGCGCCCGTGGCGGCGGCAACCCGCGGCGGCGCGGCGCTGATCGTCTCGACCTGGGATTTCGGCGCGGCGGCGAACGACGCGGCCTTTGCGGCGATGAAGGCGGGCGGCACGTTGCTCGATGCGGTCGAGACGGGCGCGAAGGTGCCGGAGGCCGATCCGAACAACCATTCGGTCGGCTATAGCGGCTATCCCGATCGCGACGGGCACGTCACCCTGGATGCGGTCATCATGGACGATGCCGGCGGGGTCGGCGCGGTCGCCGCGCTGGAGAACACCACGCACGCCATCTCGGTCGCGCGCCGCGTCATGGAGAAGACCCCGCACACCCTGCTGGTCGGCGAAGGCGCGACGCGCTTCGCACGCGATCAAGGCTTTCCGCAGGAAAAGCTGCTGACGCCCGAGGCCGAGAAGGCGTGGCGCGACTGGTTGAAGACCGCCAAATACCAGCCGGTCGCAAATAGCGAGACCGGCACCTATGGCACGCAGCGGCATGTGACGCCGGGCGGGGCGCTGGATCACGACACGATCGGCCTGCTCGCACGCAACACCAGCGGCCGGATGGCGGGAGCCTGCACGACCTCGGGCATGGCGTTCAAGATGCGCGGCCGCGTCGGCGATTCGCCGCAGGTCGGCGCGGGCCTGTACGTCGAGCGCGGCGTCGGCGGCGCGACCTCGACCGGCGTCGGCGAGGAAGTGACGCGCGTTTCGGGGAGCGCGCGCGTCGTCGCGTCGTTGCGCGCCGGGCTGTCGCCGCAGCGCGCGTGCGAGGAAGTGGTCCGCCACATCGCCAAACTCCGCGGCGACGCGATCAAGGGCGTGCAGGTCGGCTTCCTCGCGCTCGATCCGCGCGGCAACGTCGGGGCGTTCTGCCTGCTGCCCGGCTTCACCTATGCCGTCACCGACACCGCCGGGCGCACCGTCGTCCACAAGGCACCGTCGCTGTTCGCTGCATGA